One Coffea arabica cultivar ET-39 chromosome 5e, Coffea Arabica ET-39 HiFi, whole genome shotgun sequence DNA segment encodes these proteins:
- the LOC113743658 gene encoding receptor kinase-like protein Xa21 — protein MLNLLSNSTCEMSFRFQLSYVFLCYGLYFLNFVALIKPTTVSSSISSSNGTDEQALLAIKFQIESDPFQFLTSWNNSFHFCSWHGVRCNTMDQRVTALNLSSLEVGGALSTSIGNLTFLEELILDNNLFHGTIPRELSQLVHLQHISLYNNSFHGEIPGNLTYPAIRIINLERNNLEGEIPAELGSSKNLLELYLSNNQFKGTIPRSLGDLADLRVLSVSDNFLEGSIPEELGKLSNLEFLKLSSNKLSGVVPMQLFKISSIQYLNLASNHLNGIFPSDFGLNHSRLHTFVVAENQFFGSLPLSIANASGIVILDIGANALSGPIPMNIGNLKHLQRLDFSKNPLGSTDSTGLNFLTSLTNCTNLRILHLNANNHGGALSSSFANLSTKLTSLRLDKNYITGGIPDNLENLVNLDNLAMSQNMLTGRIPTFIGKLTRLEGLYLSGNKFIGEIPGSIGNITHLSVLEMRGNVLDGSIPVSLGNCTRLQGLDLSHNRLTGVIPEEVFGLSSLTYNLNLAHNLLSGPLPSVVVKLKNLGSLDISNNRLSGELPVSIGDCQFLEFLSLQGNVLNGQIPESLDGLMSIQLLDLSRNNFYGIIPQTLASSFHYILYLNLSFNFLGGEVPNEGLFRNSTAFSVVGNEKLCGGIKSLQLPECQGKISSPKNNAGFKPLSKRVLIPLCIGFLIFLMLAYIYFCHWWTRKMNISSPVTSDSSPGDQYPKLSYTELLQATDGFSPSNLIATGRYSSVYKGILKYREETVAVKVINLQQRGSRKSFIAECEALRNIRHRNILKIITSCSGTDSKGSEFKALVYEFMPNGSLESWLHPSSSNLQQPKKLNLIQRLNVAIDVATAFVYLHHCCELQVIHRDLKPSNILLDDQLCAHLGDFGSARSLLLAIDRSTHIRIRTRTIGLVGTVGYVALECGMGGPTSTLVDVYSYGILLLEMFTGKRPTDSMFKEDFCLHNYVKMALPDQVMRIADPKLSSECQNVSGMMANQTQTRSRGTYRFEKCLASILHIGVKCSAQSPRGRMDIAAALMELQAARDGFLIADEKANKDD, from the exons ATGCTGAATTTGCTCAGCAATTCCACCTGTGAAATGAGTTTTCGGTTTCAACTTTCATATGTTTTCCTGTGTTATGGTTTATATTTCCTAAACTTCGTAGCATTAATCAAGCCAACTACAGTCAGCAGCTCTATCAGTTCCTCAAATGGGACTGACGAGCAAGCTTTGCTTGCCATCAAGTTTCAAATTGAGAGCGATCCATTTCAGTTCTTGACTTCTTGGAACAATTCGTTTCACTTTTGCAGTTGGCATGGTGTCAGGTGCAACACCATGGATCAAAGAGTGACTGCCTTGAATTTGTCATCGCTGGAGGTCGGGGGTGCTCTGTCCACTTCCATAGGtaacctgacttttcttgagGAACTCATCCTTGATAATAATTTGTTTCATGGCACAATACCTCGTGAGCTCAGTCAACTTGTACATCTGCAGCATATTTCACTTTACAATAACTCTTTCCATGGTGAAATTCCCGGGAACTTAACTTACCCGGCCATCAGAATCATCAATTTGGAGAGAAACAATCTTGAAGGTGAAATACCTGCTGAGCTAGGTTCATCGAAAAATCTCCTTGAGTTGTATCTTTCTAACAATCAGTTCAAAGGAACAATACCACGTTCACTGGGGGATTTGGCTGATTTACGTGTCCTTAGTGTATCTGATAACTTTCTTGAAGGAAGCATTCCTGAAGAACTTGGCAAGTTATCCAATTTGGAGTTTCTTAAACTGTCTTCCAACAAATTGTCCGGTGTAGTGCCCATGCAGCTTTTCAAAATCTCATCAATTCAGTATCTTAATCTTGCCTCCAACCATTTAAATGGCATTTTCCCCTCAGATTTTGGTCTGAACCATTCAAGACTTCATACTTTTGTTGTTGCAGAAAATCAGTTTTTTGGATCCCTGCCTCTATCCATTGCCAATGCTTCAGGCATTGTGATTTTGGACATTGGTGCAAATGCTTTATCAGGACCTATACCCATGAATATTGGAAATCTTAAACATTTGCAACGGTTagatttttcaaagaatccACTTGGAAGTACTGATAGCACTGGCTTAAACTTTCTGACATCCTTGACAAATTGCACTAATTTGAGAATTCTACATTTGAATGCTAACAATCATGGAGGTGCTTTGTCCAGTTCCTTTGCGAATCTTTCCACCAAACTTACATCCCTAAGGCTTGACAAAAACTATATAACTGGGGGAATCCCTGATAACCTAGAGAACCTTGTCAACCTAGACAATCTGGCAATGAGTCAGAACATGCTCACAGGGCGAATCCCTACGTTTATTGGCAAACTTACCAGGCTAGAGGGACTGTATCTTTCAGGAAACAAATTCATTGGAGAGATCCCAGGTTCGATTGGAAATATCACTCATCTAAGTGTCCTTGAAATGCGAGGAAATGTTTTGGATGGAAGCATACCTGTTTCTTTGGGTAACTGTACAAGATTGCAAGGATTGGATCTTTCACATAATAGACTTACTGGCGTCATACCTGAAGAAGTTTTTGGCCTGTCTTCACTCACTTACAATCTCAACTTAGCACATAACCTTCTCAGTGGACCTTTACCATCAGTGGTGGTTAAATTGAAAAATCTTGGGAGCTTGGACATTTCAAACAACAGATTGTCTGGAGAACTTCCTGTCTCCATTGGCGATTGTCAATTTCTGGAGTTTCTTAGTCTTCAGGGTAATGTTTTAAATGGTCAGATTCCTGAATCATTGGACGGCTTGATGAGCATTCAACTCCTAGATCTTTCAAGAAATAACTTTTATGGTATCATTCCTCAGACACTAGCATCATCGTTTCACTATATACTGTATCTGAacctttctttcaattttttgggAGGCGAAGTTCCAAATGAAGGTCTATTTCGTAACTCTACAGCTTTTTCAGTCGTTGGAAATGAAAAGCTATGTGGAGGTATAAAATCGTTACAGTTGCCAGAGTGTCAGGGGAAAATTTCGTCACCGAAAAACAACGCGGGCTTTAAACCATTGTCCAAGAGAGTTTTGATCCCTCTGTGTATTGGTTTCCTTATCTTTTTAATGCTAGCTTACATTTACTTTTGCCACTGGTGGACAAGAAAGATGAACATTTCCAGCCCTGTAACTTCAGACTCTTCTCCAGGAGATCAATATCCTAAACTTTCTTACACCGAACTGCTTCAGGCTACTGATGGCTTTTCTCCAAGCAATTTGATTGCTACGGGAAGATACAGTTCTGTCTACAAGGGGATTCTCAAGTACAGAGAGGAAACAGTTGCTGTGAAGGTAATCAACCTTCAACAACGAGGATCCAGAAAGAGTTTTATTGCTGAATGTGAAGCACTGAGGAATATTCGTCACAGAAATATTCTTAAGATAATTACATCTTGCTCAGGCACAGATTCCAAAGGAAGTGAATTTAAAGCCTTGGTATATGAATTCATGCCCAATGGGAGCTTGGAGAGCTGGTTACATCCAAGTTCGTCTAACTTGCAGCAGCCAAAGAAGTTGAACCTGATTCAGAGGCTAAATGTTGCCATAGATGTTGCCACAGCATTCGTTTATCTTCACCACTGCTGTGAATTACAAGTCATTCATCGGGATTTAAAGCCGAGTAACATTCTTCTTGATGATCAACTCTGTGCTCATTTAGGTGACTTTGGGTCTGCAAGATCTCTTTTGCTTGCCATTGACAGATCCACGCATATACGAATCCGTACAAGGACAATTGGGCTTGTAGGAACAGTCGGATATGTTGCTTTAG AATGTGGCATGGGTGGACCAACATCAACACTTGTTGATGTCTACAGCTATGGTATCCTGTTGTTGGAGATGTTTACTGGAAAAAGGCCCACAGACAGCATGTTCAAAGAAGACTTTTGCCTTCATAACTATGTGAAGATGGCACTCCCAGATCAAGTTATGAGGATTGCTGATCCTAAACTATCATCAGAATGTCAAAATGTGTCAGGTATGATGGCCAATCAAACTCAGACCAGATCAAGAGGCACTTATAGGTTTGAAAAGTGCTTGGCTTCAATTCTCCATATCGGGGTCAAATGTTCAGCTCAATCACCAAGAGGAAGAATGGACATAGCTGCTGCTTTAATGGAATTACAAGCTGCTAGAGATGGATTTCTTATTGCGGATGAAAAGGCAAATAAGGATGATTGA